In a single window of the Prochlorococcus marinus CUG1415 genome:
- the atpA gene encoding F0F1 ATP synthase subunit alpha, translated as MVSIRPDEISSILKQQITDYDQSVSVSNVGTVLQIGDGIARIYGLDQVMAGELLEFEDGTEGIALNLEDDNVGAVLMGEALGVQEGSNVKSTGKIASVPVGEAMQGRVVNPLGQPIDGKGEIPTSDTRLIEEMAPGIIKRRSVHEPMQTGITSIDAMIPVGRGQRELIIGDRQTGKSAIAIDTIINQKGQDVVCVYVAIGQKSASVANVVEVLREKGALDYTIVVSAGASEAAALQYLAPYTGAAIAEHFMYQGKATLVIYDDLTKQAQAYRQMSLLLRRPPGREAYPGDVFYCHSRLLERAAKLSDDMGGGSMTALPIIETQAGDVSAYIPTNVISITDGQIFLSADLFNSGLRPAINVGISVSRVGGAAQTKAIKKIAGTLKLELAQFDELAAFSQFASDLDEATQQQLERGKRLRELLKQAQFSPLNLAEQVAVVYAGVKGLIDEVPVEDVTKFAAELREYLKLNKAEFIEEILKEKKLNDGLEATLKEVINEVKSSMLATV; from the coding sequence ATGGTATCTATACGCCCTGATGAAATCAGTTCAATCTTAAAACAACAAATAACTGATTATGACCAATCTGTAAGTGTTAGCAATGTAGGAACTGTTCTGCAAATCGGTGATGGCATTGCAAGAATATATGGCTTAGATCAGGTCATGGCAGGTGAGTTGTTGGAATTTGAGGATGGTACCGAAGGTATAGCTTTGAACCTTGAAGATGATAATGTTGGTGCTGTTTTAATGGGTGAGGCACTTGGCGTCCAAGAAGGAAGCAACGTTAAGTCAACAGGTAAAATCGCATCTGTTCCAGTTGGTGAGGCAATGCAGGGGAGAGTTGTTAACCCTTTAGGACAACCAATAGATGGGAAAGGGGAAATCCCGACTAGTGATACTAGATTGATCGAAGAAATGGCTCCTGGAATAATCAAGAGAAGATCAGTACATGAACCAATGCAAACAGGTATCACATCTATTGATGCAATGATTCCTGTGGGAAGAGGTCAAAGAGAATTAATTATTGGCGATAGACAAACTGGAAAATCTGCTATTGCTATTGACACAATAATCAACCAAAAAGGTCAAGACGTAGTTTGTGTTTATGTGGCTATTGGTCAGAAGTCAGCATCTGTAGCAAATGTGGTTGAGGTTTTAAGAGAAAAAGGAGCTCTTGATTACACTATTGTTGTTAGTGCAGGAGCCTCTGAAGCCGCAGCTCTACAATACTTAGCACCTTATACTGGTGCTGCAATTGCTGAGCACTTTATGTACCAAGGCAAAGCAACATTAGTTATTTATGATGATTTAACAAAACAAGCTCAGGCTTATAGACAAATGTCTCTCCTTTTGAGAAGACCACCAGGAAGAGAAGCTTATCCTGGAGATGTTTTTTATTGTCATAGCAGATTACTTGAAAGGGCAGCAAAATTATCTGATGATATGGGCGGCGGTTCAATGACAGCTCTTCCAATTATTGAAACTCAGGCAGGTGACGTTTCTGCTTATATTCCAACTAATGTTATTTCAATTACAGATGGACAAATATTCTTGAGTGCAGATTTATTTAACTCAGGATTAAGACCAGCTATTAATGTTGGTATTTCTGTTAGCCGCGTGGGAGGAGCTGCTCAAACAAAGGCAATTAAGAAAATTGCTGGAACTCTTAAATTAGAATTAGCTCAATTTGATGAATTAGCAGCATTCTCTCAATTCGCTTCTGATCTTGATGAAGCAACTCAACAACAACTAGAAAGAGGGAAAAGATTAAGAGAGTTACTAAAACAAGCACAATTCTCACCATTAAATCTTGCTGAACAAGTTGCTGTTGTTTATGCAGGTGTTAAGGGCCTTATTGATGAAGTTCCAGTGGAAGATGTAACTAAATTTGCTGCTGAACTAAGAGAATATCTTAAGTTAAACAAAGCAGAATTTATTGAGGAGATTCTTAAAGAGAAGAAATTGAATGATGGCTTAGAAGCAACACTCAAAGAGGTG
- the atpH gene encoding ATP synthase F1 subunit delta, with amino-acid sequence MPLLNSVTTPYAEALLQVVNENSQTEEIVSEVKQLLELLNDSPELGKALSSPVLETDAKKKIIIEIFSNKVNSSLLNFLKLLTDRQRIGILTSILERFLEIYRENSNIALATVTSAVELTDEQKGLITQKIVNIAGTEKLELVTKIDPSLIGGFVASVGSKVIDASLASQIRKLGLSLSK; translated from the coding sequence ATGCCACTTTTAAATTCAGTTACTACACCATATGCAGAGGCATTACTTCAAGTTGTGAATGAAAATTCGCAAACTGAAGAGATTGTATCTGAGGTTAAACAACTTTTAGAATTATTAAATGATTCCCCTGAATTGGGAAAGGCACTTTCCTCTCCTGTTTTAGAGACAGATGCTAAGAAGAAAATCATTATTGAAATTTTTTCAAATAAGGTAAATTCTTCTTTACTGAATTTCTTAAAATTATTGACCGATAGGCAAAGAATTGGAATTCTTACTTCTATTCTTGAAAGGTTTTTAGAGATTTATCGAGAAAATAGTAATATTGCTTTGGCAACTGTTACTTCAGCAGTCGAGCTTACTGATGAACAGAAAGGTTTAATTACCCAAAAGATCGTCAATATAGCAGGAACTGAAAAATTAGAACTTGTAACTAAAATTGACCCATCTCTTATTGGTGGTTTCGTCGCCAGTGTAGGATCAAAAGTAATTGATGCTTCCCTTGCTTCACAAATTAGAAAACTTGGTTTGTCACTTTCCAAGTAA
- a CDS encoding F0F1 ATP synthase subunit B, protein MNLTLLATEGFGLNFDLFETNILNWAVVVFGLYKFLPGFLGKMLQKRREGILLELKDAEDRLLNANQALEKAKKDLSLAEEKASQIKADSLKRSESIKMESEKKAIEEMARIKQSAISDESSEASRAISQLRKEAVELAIKKALDSLPNRLDTTTQENLVTQSINNIEVN, encoded by the coding sequence ATGAATTTAACTCTTTTAGCTACAGAAGGTTTTGGATTGAATTTCGATTTATTCGAAACTAATATCCTTAATTGGGCTGTAGTGGTTTTTGGCCTTTATAAATTTTTGCCTGGTTTCCTAGGTAAAATGCTTCAAAAAAGAAGAGAAGGAATTCTTCTTGAATTAAAAGATGCTGAAGATCGACTTCTCAATGCAAATCAAGCTTTAGAGAAGGCAAAGAAAGACTTATCTTTAGCAGAAGAAAAAGCTTCTCAAATAAAAGCAGATTCTCTCAAAAGATCTGAATCAATCAAAATGGAAAGTGAGAAAAAAGCAATCGAAGAGATGGCACGAATTAAACAAAGTGCAATTTCCGATGAGAGCTCTGAAGCATCCAGAGCAATTTCTCAACTTCGAAAAGAAGCTGTTGAATTGGCAATTAAGAAAGCTTTAGATTCTCTCCCAAATAGACTTGATACAACAACACAAGAAAATTTGGTAACTCAATCAATTAACAATATTGAGGTGAACTAA